The DNA region TTTAAGTATTTTAAGTTGATGTGATTTTTAGGATTTTAAATACTTATACATTTCCCATTGATAGATTCTTAGGCTTGGAGTAATTTGTTAAGGCATAAAATATTTTGCTTGAAAAGCCTAGGTTCCATTACCCTGCCAATAGTCTCCGTTAGTTGTCATTGTTTGATGTTCAGAGTTAGTCCTCTTTAGGGACTGTGGCATACGTTGTCCTGATTTAGGTTATAACAATTATCTTCAAGGCCAGTAGTTGGTCGCCTATATGAGTCCTGATTCACCATTTCgcgctctatatttgtttttcattCCAATACTTAATAATTTGTCTTTTAGGAAGAATGATGGGTTCTCCACCATTAAGGATTCTTTAATTTTCATACTTATCCCTACTCTGCCATATACTTCCTCCCAAAACAAAGAAGACTCATGTCAACACCGGCCTAACGTAAGTGTACCAAGATGTATTTAGCTAAGTGCGAAACAGGTTTCGTGCTTTGCCTCGGCTAAGTGGCTTCAGTGCACACAACTATATGGATATTAGGCTTGTGTTATGTTCTTCACTAAATCCATATGAACTCCAAGATATTGTAGAATCTTTAAGGGAACTTTCCGCCATATGATTTTTGTTCTATCTTATTCCTCCTTAACACATTCAGTTTTCATGTTGTGTACATCTGCAGTCGCTTTCCACTTAGGAGTAGGACATAGATCAAACCAACTACTTCTACTATAGCatgccattttttctttttcttttttcctctatCCGTGTGCACATCCTACCTGATGTGGTTACTTCTAATCTTGTATTTGTACATGTAAAAGAACAAAATATTATCCTAAAGGTCTAGCTACAGGCTattaatgcttttttttttttttgaataagcAATTCATATGCTAATTTTAGAAGAGACTCGTAGGAATTTGCTTTTTTTCTCCGAAAAGGGTGATCATGGGGAGCATCATTCAAGAAGTCCTGCAGAGAACACTTCAGCAAGGTGTTTGGCATAGCACTATGCTCCACTTCTCTTGCCTGGTTTTTATCTGGTCGAGAGAATGCGAGGGGTTACTGCCTCATTCGTTAATTTAAAACACATCTGACCAAGTAGtgtgaaattttagtttttatgagGCGAAGTGAAAAAGATCAAGAAGTTGGTTACCCAAATAAAATTCTGCAATCAAAGTCACTTAAACTTATCAGATAACAGTAAAATATTATTATCCAACTAGGTTTCTTGTTGTATTaatcagaaaagagttatctgaAGCCAAACAAAACTGGCAATATGTGTAGCATTTCTTAGATTTTTACACATTTTAGCAAATTTATAACATAAACATTTTGTAATAATTTTCAGAATTTCTGTGTTTTCTGGTAGCTTTGACGTGATCTTATATAGAGAGAGGAGCCCAGTGCTGATAGCTGTTGCATTTTTGTTCAAACTCTAGATTATAAGCCAAGTTACAGATTCTGGCTTTGAGAAAACGACAAAGAAAAGGCCCTCATTTCTTTTTTCTGTTTATTGTTATGAAATAGTCAATCTTTAACTACTTtctggtgtatatatatatcctctttatttttattttcaatattgtaTTCAAATTATCATTTCTCAGCAGATAATGCCTCCCACTTAGTACTGATTAAAGTCTTTATTTGGGCATTGCTCTAAGTTTAGTGGGCAAGTGGGCAACTAAGAAGCTATTACATTAATGTTGAGAAGGATTTCACCTTGCTCTATAAAAACCAGAGCTCCCTACTCAGCTATGCAACACAGAGTCTTAGTTCTATCCTTCACTTCTCTAAGTATATAGTAATTTGTTCCAAGCAAAATGAAAAACTTAGGAAAGTTGGGCCAATGGTCCTTTCTGACACCTGCTTTGGCAATTTGCATAGTAGTCAGCACCGTTGTTGCTGATTACTCTTATGAGTATACTTCTCCCTCACCTTCACACAACCCTAACAAATACTACAAATCACCATATCCATCCAAGTATCACGTACCCACCCCTTATTACAAGAAGCCTTCTCCATCACACTACTACTACAAATCACCAGCACCTTCAAAGCACGCCAATTACAAGTCACCATCACCAGTAAAATATTACAAATCACACTTCCCAGCAAAATATTACAAGTCGCCCATTGTAACAAAGTACTATAAGCCACGTGCTCCTTCAAAACATTACTACAAAGCTCATGTTCCTTCAAAGCATTACTACAATTATCCATCTCCTTCAAAGCATTATTATAAGTCACCGGTTGCAACAAAGTATTACAAGTCACCTACACCTTCAAAGTATTACTACAAGTCACCTACT from Capsicum annuum cultivar UCD-10X-F1 unplaced genomic scaffold, UCD10Xv1.1 ctg38457, whole genome shotgun sequence includes:
- the LOC124891602 gene encoding extensin-2-like; the protein is MKNLGKLGQWSFLTPALAICIVVSTVVADYSYEYTSPSPSHNPNKYYKSPYPSKYHVPTPYYKKPSPSHYYYKSPAPSKHANYKSPSPVKYYKSHFPAKYYKSPIVTKYYKPRAPSKHYYKAHVPSKHYYNYPSPSKHYYKSPVATKYYKSPTPSKYYYKSPTPSKNYHKSPSPAKYYKSPSPTKYYKSPTPSTHYYYKSPSPTKYSKSPAPSKYYKSPSPTKYYKSPIYYKSPPPPPT